The following coding sequences lie in one Eschrichtius robustus isolate mEscRob2 chromosome 10, mEscRob2.pri, whole genome shotgun sequence genomic window:
- the POLE3 gene encoding DNA polymerase epsilon subunit 3 has translation MAERPEDLNLPNAVITRIIKEALPDGVSISKEARSAISRAASVFVLYATSCANNFAMKGKRKTLNASDVLSAMEEMEFQRFVTPLKEALEAYRREQKGKKEASEQKKKDKDKKTDSEEQDKGRDEDNDEDEERLEEEEQNEEEEVDN, from the exons ATGGCGGAGAGGCCCGAGGACCTAAACCTGCCCAATGCCGTCATCACCAGGATCATCAAGGAGGCG CTCCCGGACGGTGTCAGCATCTCCAAGGAGGCCCGGAGCGCCATCTCCCGCGCCGCCAGCGTCTTCGTGCTGTACGCCACATCCTG TGCCAACAACTTCGCGATGAAAGGGAAACGCAAGACACTGAATGCCAGCGATGTGCTCTCCGCCATGGAGGAGATGGAGTTTCAGCGGTTCGTGACCCCGTTAAAAGAAGCTCTGGAAG CTTACAGGAGGGAGCAAAAAGGCAAGAAGGAAGCttcagagcaaaagaagaaggacaaagacaaaaaaacagaTTCGGAAGAGCAAGACAAGGGCAGGGATGAGGACAACGATGAAGATGAGGAAAGGCTGgaggaagaagaacagaatgAAGAGGAGGAAGTGGACAACTGA